One segment of Gopherus flavomarginatus isolate rGopFla2 chromosome 8, rGopFla2.mat.asm, whole genome shotgun sequence DNA contains the following:
- the FOXL2 gene encoding forkhead box protein L2, with protein MMASYPDPEEDPVALMAHDTNASKDAERAKDELSPEKGAEKPDPSQKPPYSYVALIAMAIRESAEKRLTLSGIYQYIISKFPFYEKNKKGWQNSIRHNLSLNECFIKVPREGGGERKGNYWTLDPACEDMFEKGNYRRRRRMKRPFRPPPTHFQPGKTLFSSDGYGYLSPPKYLQSGFMNNSWPLAQPPAPMSYASCQLAGGNVSPVNVKGLSAPASYSPYSRVQGMALPGMVNSYNGMSHHHHHTQQLSPASPAPPAAPAPNGAGLQFACARQPAELSMMHCSYWDHDSKHSALHSRIDI; from the coding sequence ATGATGGCCAGTTACCCAGACCCCGAGGAGGACCCCGTAGCCCTGATGGCTCATGACACCAACGCCAGCAAGGATGCCGAGCGAGCCAAGGACGAGCTGAGCCCGGAGAAGGGGGCCGAGAAGCCGGACCCCTCTCAGAAGCCCCCCTACTCCTACGTAGCTCTGATCGCCATGGCCATCCGGGAGAGCGCCGAGAAGCGGCTCACGCTGTCCGGCATCTACCAGTACATCATCAGCAAGTTCCCCTTCTACGAGAAGAACAAGAAGGGCTGGCAGAACAGCATCCGCCACAACCTGAGCCTCAACGAGTGCTTCATCAAGGTGCCCCGCGAGGGGGGCGGCGAGCGCAAGGGCAACTACTGGACGCTGGACCCGGCCTGCGAGGACATGTTCGAGAAGGGCAACTACCGGCGGCGGCGGAGGATGAAGAGGCCCTTCAGGCCGCCCCCGACCCACTTCCAGCCGGGCAAGACCCTCTTCAGCAGCGACGGCTACGGCTACCTCTCCCCGCCCAAGTACCTGCAGTCCGGCTTCATGAACAACTCGTGGCCGCTGGCCCAGCCGCCCGCGCCGATGTCCTACGCCTCCTGCCAGCTGGCCGGCGGCAACGTGAGCCCAGTCAACGTGAAAGGACTGTCGGCGCCGGCCTCCTACAGCCCCTACTCCCGGGTGCAGGGCATGGCCCTGCCCGGCATGGTGAACTCCTACAACGGCATgagccaccatcaccaccacacgcagcagctcagccctgccagcCCCGCGCCGCCTGCAGCCCCGGCCCCCAACGGAGCCGGCCTCCAGTTCGCCTGCGCCCGCCAGCCCGCCGAGCTCTCCATGATGCACTGTTCCTACTGGGACCATGACAGCAAACACAGCGCCTTGCACTCCCGGATAGACATCTAG